From Corallococcus soli, a single genomic window includes:
- a CDS encoding IS1182 family transposase has translation MTLGPEEKRVRRTRRRDPVARFKPDKAAQLDAVAGCPELQVPAGHLCRDVGRWVERLDTSRVEAGYSSLGRHGYHPKRVLAVWVYASLIGLHYATEVARAMRTDAAFRLLSGGHAYSEGVLKRFRQQQEALFQDALEQTVRLAGHAGLLDAQDLAVDSVRLRAHGSTKQVRTLHRSKERLEELARQDVDALEPQARQVHAAKVHKHTEAVRLCQQRGASSVVLTSPAAALMKFPSGAGLPGHRATVAACGQQARLVVGVLLDAAAVDYGHLEDAVREARRVLLKAGMPQQACLQVAADAGYGSKADLVFAQSEASWVDVLVAEPQAAGEPTGAGGLFGRNDFRLDAAERSVLCPAGRKMRGPLYDKAHGYDRFVGVGCDVCPLKPQCTRGRERNVTVDWDFERARASMRQRMAQPGARQRYNRRIATVEPVFSSLEDAMGYRRVSSRLPQTVKAEVLLKLLAHNLSRLITRQRLVLVLFRLS, from the coding sequence CTGACGCTAGGCCCTGAAGAGAAGCGAGTGCGTCGAACTCGGCGCCGCGACCCTGTCGCGCGGTTCAAGCCAGACAAGGCAGCGCAACTGGACGCGGTGGCCGGCTGTCCCGAGTTGCAGGTGCCTGCGGGGCACCTGTGTCGTGACGTCGGGCGGTGGGTGGAGCGGCTCGACACCTCGCGGGTGGAGGCGGGCTACTCGTCGCTGGGCCGCCACGGCTACCACCCCAAGCGGGTGCTGGCGGTGTGGGTGTACGCCAGCCTCATCGGCTTGCATTACGCCACCGAGGTCGCGCGAGCGATGCGCACGGATGCCGCCTTCAGGCTTCTGTCCGGTGGCCATGCCTACTCCGAGGGCGTCCTCAAGCGTTTCCGGCAGCAGCAGGAGGCGCTCTTCCAGGACGCCTTGGAGCAGACGGTGCGGCTTGCGGGCCATGCGGGGCTGCTCGACGCGCAGGACCTGGCCGTCGACTCGGTGCGCCTGCGGGCGCACGGCTCCACCAAGCAGGTGCGCACCCTGCATCGCAGCAAGGAGCGTCTGGAGGAGTTGGCCCGCCAGGACGTGGACGCCCTTGAGCCCCAGGCCCGGCAGGTGCACGCAGCCAAGGTGCACAAGCACACCGAGGCGGTGCGTCTGTGCCAACAGCGGGGGGCCAGCAGCGTCGTGCTGACGAGCCCCGCGGCGGCCCTCATGAAGTTTCCTTCCGGCGCGGGACTGCCTGGCCATCGCGCCACCGTGGCCGCTTGCGGCCAGCAGGCGCGTTTGGTGGTCGGGGTGCTGCTGGACGCGGCGGCCGTCGATTACGGGCACCTGGAAGACGCCGTGCGGGAGGCCCGGCGGGTGCTGCTCAAGGCGGGCATGCCCCAGCAAGCCTGCCTCCAAGTGGCAGCCGATGCCGGTTACGGCTCGAAGGCGGACCTGGTCTTCGCCCAAAGCGAGGCGAGCTGGGTGGACGTGCTGGTGGCTGAGCCCCAAGCAGCCGGTGAGCCGACGGGGGCCGGAGGACTCTTTGGCCGCAATGACTTCCGGCTCGACGCGGCTGAGCGCAGCGTCCTCTGCCCCGCGGGCCGCAAGATGCGTGGCCCCTTGTATGACAAGGCCCACGGCTATGACCGCTTCGTCGGCGTCGGCTGCGACGTCTGCCCTCTGAAGCCTCAGTGCACGCGGGGCCGGGAACGCAACGTCACCGTCGACTGGGACTTCGAGAGGGCTCGGGCTTCCATGCGCCAGCGCATGGCCCAGCCGGGCGCCAGGCAGCGCTACAACCGACGCATCGCCACTGTCGAGCCCGTCTTCTCCTCCCTGGAAGACGCCATGGGCTACCGTCGCGTCTCCAGTCGCCTGCCTCAGACGGTGAAGGCCGAAGTCCTCCTGAAGCTGCTGGCTCACAATCTCAGCCGCCTCATCACCCGGCAGCGGCTTGTCCTCGTCCTCTTCCGGCTTTCCTGA
- the dnaA gene encoding chromosomal replication initiator protein DnaA, whose translation MNALATQAPPSLPSAGVIWTRTLEAIRQEGLHYALTWLERMPPLEVRENALVLGVPDRFFRDWVDDHYRAMLETHLSRLEPSLGRVAYEVVAGPPPSANLPPAPTVKVNSARPSRLNARFTFDTYVVADSNQLPAAAAQAVAHRPGHNYNPLYIYGGTGLGKTHLLQAVGNHIWEKDPTQRVVYLSSEQFTNEYVESVREHRMTDFRRKFREECDVLLIDDIQFLGKREETQKEFFYTFETLFSLNKAIVLTSDMVPAEVPGMEDRLRSRFAMGLMADIREPSYETRVAILQKKAEQEGLNLPDPVAHFIARHVQKNVRELEGALVKLSAMHSLTRQPVTEEFAAQVLRDILPAQRAVDVEAIQREVARFYKLTVEALKEDRRHKALAHARQVAMYLSRKLTKSSFPEIASRFNKDHSTVISAVRKMEGLRETDPSVHRDLSELETKLGGM comes from the coding sequence GTGAACGCCCTGGCCACTCAAGCCCCGCCGTCGCTGCCCAGTGCCGGAGTCATCTGGACCCGCACGCTGGAAGCCATCCGTCAGGAGGGCCTCCACTACGCGTTGACGTGGCTGGAGCGGATGCCCCCCCTGGAGGTGCGCGAGAACGCCCTCGTCCTGGGCGTGCCCGACCGCTTCTTCCGCGACTGGGTGGATGACCACTACCGCGCCATGCTGGAGACACACCTGTCCCGGCTGGAGCCCTCGCTGGGCCGCGTCGCCTATGAAGTCGTCGCCGGTCCTCCGCCGTCCGCGAACCTGCCGCCTGCCCCCACCGTGAAGGTGAACTCCGCGCGGCCGTCCCGCCTCAACGCGCGCTTCACCTTCGACACCTACGTGGTGGCGGACAGCAACCAGCTCCCCGCCGCGGCCGCGCAGGCCGTGGCCCACCGGCCCGGCCACAACTACAACCCGCTCTACATCTACGGCGGCACGGGCCTGGGCAAGACGCACCTGCTCCAGGCCGTGGGCAACCACATCTGGGAGAAGGACCCCACCCAGCGCGTCGTCTACCTGTCCAGCGAGCAGTTCACCAACGAGTACGTGGAGAGCGTGCGCGAGCACCGCATGACGGACTTCCGCAGGAAGTTCCGTGAAGAGTGCGACGTGCTGCTCATCGACGACATCCAGTTCCTGGGCAAGCGCGAGGAGACGCAGAAGGAGTTCTTCTACACCTTCGAGACGCTCTTCAGCCTCAACAAGGCCATCGTGCTCACCAGCGACATGGTGCCCGCGGAGGTGCCCGGCATGGAGGACCGCCTGCGCAGCCGCTTCGCCATGGGCTTGATGGCGGACATCCGCGAGCCCTCCTACGAGACGCGCGTCGCCATCCTCCAGAAGAAGGCGGAGCAGGAGGGCCTGAACCTGCCCGACCCCGTGGCGCACTTCATCGCCCGGCACGTGCAGAAGAACGTGCGTGAACTGGAGGGCGCGCTCGTGAAGCTGTCCGCGATGCACAGCCTGACACGCCAGCCGGTGACGGAGGAGTTCGCGGCCCAGGTGCTGCGGGACATCCTGCCCGCGCAGCGCGCCGTGGACGTGGAGGCCATCCAGCGCGAGGTGGCCCGCTTCTACAAGCTGACCGTGGAGGCGCTGAAGGAGGACCGGCGCCACAAGGCCCTGGCCCACGCGCGCCAGGTGGCCATGTACCTGAGCCGCAAGCTGACAAAGAGCTCGTTCCCGGAGATCGCGTCCCGCTTCAACAAGGACCACTCCACCGTCATCTCCGCCGTGCGCAAGATGGAGGGCCTGCGGGAGACGGACCCCAGCGTGCACCGCGACTTGTCGGAGCTGGAGACGAAGCTCGGCGGAATGTGA